The sequence ACGCCTGTTGGCGCTGGCTGACAATCGCGATCAGGCTCCCCCCGACGGGGTTCGTCGACGGTTGCGACAGGCTCAGCGGCCGACGCGGATGCGGACGGCGGCGTACACCTCGCGCGAGCCGTCGGCGCGGAAGATCACGATGACTGGGATGCCTTCGCCGATCTCCAGTTCGCGCCGTTCGGCGGGGGTGGGCATACGCGCGGTGGCGGTATCGCCCTTGAGGAGGGTCACCGTTTCGGTTGGCTCGTCGGCGCGGACGAACGTTCCGCGCGGTGGTTCCACGATCACGAGCCCTTCCGACCGGAGTAGCGCTACAGCCTGTCGGACGCTCGTCCGGCTCAGTCCGTACTCCTGAGCCAACCGCAGCTCGCTGGGCAGCGAGGCCCCAGGGGCGAGATCGCCAGACGTGATCCGGTCTCGCAGAAGGTCTGCGAGCTGCCGGAACACGGCGCGATCTGCGCTGGGGTCGATCACGAATGTGACGCTACGTGTCCAACAGTTCTACATCTTATTTATTGTATCTACAGTCCTACGTCGTTACGGTGACATGAGCTGGGACAACAGCCAGCGATCGACTCCGCCCGCCCGTGAGATCGACAAACGCCCGAGGGGAGACCTGGTGCCTCGCGTGTCGTACGAGGAGTACTTGGTGGCCGTCGCGCTAACCCTGGTCAGGCGGCACCGGCCGGTCTGGCCATGGCAGCGATGGCGAAAGATCTGCCGATGCGGGAGCGAGTTGCCCTGCCATACGAGGCACCGAATCCCGATAAACCGAGGTCACTGGCCGTCAGAGGACGGCTGGCAACCCGCTCCGTCATCGGAGCCGCCGGTCGAGCGGGGATAGCCGAAGTGACGACCCACCTCCCGATCACGCCGGCCTGGACCTGCGGTGGCTGCGGTGCCGACTGGCCCTGCCACACTCGCCGTCGAGAGCTGCGAGCGGAGTACGACCGAGCTCCTATTTCACTCGCTCTCTACTTGGCCGCCCAGCTCGTCAACGCTGCCCAGGACTTGGCTCACGTCCCCGCCGGACACCTACACCAGCGGTTCCTCGGCTGGACTCGATGAGCATCCTGCGACCCGGGGACGAGAAGTTCCACTACAGCGACGGCTCCCACAAGTGGATCCCGCCGGGCCCGGACTACGACCAGGAGGTCTGGGACGAGCAGGTCCGCCAGCACAAGCAGTGCCACCTGGGACACGAGCACCCGAAGGTCCGCATCCAGCGCCTCGTTTGACGCCAGCAGTACAGCAGCGAAGTACAGCAACCGTGCCAAACCTCGCCGAGAGCCATGCCAGCAGCCCGGATGACCTCGTAGCGCACCCGATCCGACCCGCTCGCCGGCAATCCATAGGTTCAGGGTTCGAGTCCCTGGCGGCCCACCATCTACCGCCTCTGAACTGCGAAAACGCCGGGAAAAGATCATCGGACACAGCCAGGGCACAAACTAGCTGTGATCTTGGCTAGCGGCGGCGCTGGGCCGCTTGTCGGCGGCCTGGCGTAGGAGCTGGCCGACGACGCCGCGCGGCGGTCCTTCTTCGGCAGCCAGTGGACGTAGGTCTCCAGCGTGATCCGTAGTCGACGGTTCCGCCCGACCCGCGGCCTACTTGCAGAGCAACCGTCAGGCTGACCACCTGGCGGGCGGCTGGTCACCGCCCCGCGAGCAAGCGGGGCAGGCGGCACACCTCACACACCATGCCCTTCAATCTCAGGTGGTAGAGCGCCCGATTGAAGATCGGGAGGTTTCCGGTTCGACGTCGGAGGGGGCACGTTGATTCCGCGACCCGACCTGCATCACTGCCCTCAACGGGAGATTCCATGATCTTCGCTAATGCGATTTCCGAATGCTGCTGCCCGAGCACGCCGATCGCTGGCCGGAGATCGCCGACGAGTTCACCCAGGCCTCGCGGGCAGCCACCCGGCGCGCCGACGACGGTCGCGTTCGGGCCGTACGCGTCGCGCGACGCGCCGCTGGACCTCGTCGCCGGGGTGGACCCGACGGGTGCAAAGTCCCCATCCACTCCTCGGACTACGCCTTCAGCTGTGCGGAGTGCGGTGAGTCGGACGGGTCTGGCTGCTTGCCGCAATGCTCAGACAGCCCCTGCTTCACCTTCCCTGGGGCCAGCGCTGGGTGGCTTCTTCGGGGCTACCGACGGGCCGGACAGCACCGCCGGCATGACCAGCCTGGCTGACGTCACCTGTCGCCCCGGCGCCGCTGGGTCCGGTGCGCTTGGCGCCTTTGAGGCGCCGTACCGCCTCGGCTCCGGCTGCTCCCGCCGCAACCAGCGCCGCCATCAGTGGCCATGGAGTACGACGACGAGCCACGGCTTGTTGCCTCTGCGGAGTACGACGACGAGTCACGGGTTGTTGCCTCTTCAGGTACCTCTGCGCTGTCATTTCCTCATTGTCGGCACCCGCGCCGGCCCAGGCGGCTAAATCGATGTCTGCGAGTGGTCGGGCTGACCCTGCCTGTGAAACCGATGGATGACGGACGCTCCGGCCGGATGCTCCTGAAGATCAGCCATACGACGGCTTGCGGTTGGCGGGGGGAATCTCCAATCCCGTACGGCCGACGCACGGCACCACCTCGCGGTACTCGACATCACTGCTCAGGGCTGGGACGAGCGATCTAGGTCGCTGAGCGTCGGCGCGGGCGGACTCCAGGCGAGGTGTGGTCACTCAAGTAGGCGGCTACGTGCTGCTCGTAGCGTCTCAGCTGAGACGCCCGCCTCTACCAGGTACGACGCAGCTCCTCCGTAGTGGCTGTCGAGGTGGTTCAGCGTGTTCAGCATCGTCTGAGGCGAGCAGCCGTCGGTCAGCGCGTAATCCTCGGCAATGGCGTCAGGGGCGACACCAGCGACGCGCAGCAAC comes from Micromonospora purpureochromogenes and encodes:
- a CDS encoding flavin reductase; translation: MTTHLPITPAWTCGGCGADWPCHTRRRELRAEYDRAPISLALYLAAQLVNAAQDLAHVPAGHLHQRFLGWTR
- a CDS encoding GntR family transcriptional regulator; the encoded protein is MIDPSADRAVFRQLADLLRDRITSGDLAPGASLPSELRLAQEYGLSRTSVRQAVALLRSEGLVIVEPPRGTFVRADEPTETVTLLKGDTATARMPTPAERRELEIGEGIPVIVIFRADGSREVYAAVRIRVGR